A window from Deinococcus aquiradiocola encodes these proteins:
- a CDS encoding replication initiator protein A, protein MAKRITKSNAAPKPSGEIRHFDETNLARLGLISAQERIADSYTTWKTTFDTNGHAGELSCFSPEQVGGVPHGVDGDFVTALNTMYVEQGAPTDGYVHTTAYQLLQRAGFEDNGANYERLTNSLRRLTVAKYVIGRAWRRRGEGPNGWASVTFSYISQIRQSTPEVRGISRGTTLSIQLADPVAESIRNEYTHPLDIAFQISLKRPLARALYRLLSSRKHNEHDPAHPHQEFTVLVSDWAQDCKLTETETYRIKRNLQEAHDELLRRQFLKKVEYEGRGSKATVRYVFGSEGDPSPEPQVLESPLLQALVQHQVARSVAVKLLKDYGELHVTTRLEHFEGMIRTGYPVRQGAALLVDIIKDDGGKYVPQKVAAPLAQTVLPARTAGPSREARSGAATLTPVVPQVAAPAEEQAEEREFYALPVEVQAARAVSTLKFLLRGAGNEGILTRIQEAVLSGTLDGYDLIRQAGRAAAELKMQEFVDDLRLFAGRP, encoded by the coding sequence ATGGCGAAGCGGATCACCAAGTCCAATGCCGCTCCCAAACCCAGCGGGGAGATCCGCCACTTCGACGAAACCAACCTCGCCCGTCTCGGGCTGATCAGCGCGCAGGAACGCATCGCGGACAGCTACACCACCTGGAAGACGACCTTCGACACGAACGGACACGCCGGAGAACTCTCCTGCTTTTCGCCGGAACAGGTGGGCGGCGTCCCGCACGGCGTGGACGGGGACTTCGTCACGGCCCTCAACACCATGTACGTCGAGCAGGGCGCGCCCACTGACGGGTACGTGCACACCACCGCGTACCAGCTGCTGCAGCGCGCGGGCTTCGAGGACAACGGCGCGAACTACGAGCGCCTCACCAACTCCCTGCGTCGCCTGACCGTCGCGAAGTACGTGATCGGCCGGGCATGGCGGCGGCGCGGTGAGGGCCCGAACGGCTGGGCCAGCGTGACGTTCAGCTACATCAGCCAGATCCGTCAGAGCACACCGGAAGTGCGCGGCATCAGCCGCGGAACGACGCTCAGCATCCAGCTGGCCGACCCGGTCGCGGAATCCATCCGGAACGAGTACACGCACCCGCTCGACATCGCCTTCCAGATCAGCCTGAAACGCCCCCTGGCGCGCGCCCTGTACCGCCTGCTGAGCAGCCGCAAGCACAACGAGCACGATCCCGCCCATCCCCATCAGGAGTTCACGGTGCTGGTGTCCGACTGGGCGCAGGACTGCAAGCTCACCGAGACGGAAACGTACCGCATTAAACGCAACCTGCAGGAGGCGCACGACGAACTGCTGCGCCGCCAGTTCCTGAAGAAGGTCGAGTACGAGGGGCGCGGCTCGAAGGCGACCGTGCGGTACGTGTTCGGCAGCGAGGGCGACCCGTCCCCGGAACCGCAGGTGCTGGAATCCCCGCTGCTGCAGGCGCTCGTGCAGCACCAGGTGGCCCGCAGTGTCGCCGTGAAGCTGCTGAAGGACTACGGGGAACTGCACGTCACCACGCGGCTGGAGCACTTTGAGGGCATGATCCGCACCGGGTACCCGGTGCGTCAGGGTGCGGCCCTGCTGGTGGATATCATCAAGGACGACGGCGGGAAGTACGTTCCGCAGAAGGTCGCCGCGCCGCTCGCACAGACGGTGCTGCCCGCCCGTACCGCCGGCCCGTCACGTGAGGCGCGGTCCGGCGCGGCAACGCTCACGCCTGTCGTCCCGCAGGTGGCGGCGCCTGCCGAGGAGCAGGCGGAGGAACGGGAATTCTACGCGCTTCCGGTGGAGGTGCAGGCGGCGCGCGCCGTGTCCACCCTGAAGTTCCTGCTGCGCGGCGCGGGCAACGAGGGCATCCTGACCCGCATTCAGGAGGCGGTGCTCTCCGGCACGCTGGACGGGTACGACCTGATCCGGCAGGCAGGCCGCGCGGCCGCGGAACTGAAGATGCAGGAATTCGTGGACGACCTGCGCCTCTTCGCCGGGCGCCCCTGA
- a CDS encoding DUF4132 domain-containing protein: MDVQDSLRPFQQPWKPGFDERLGTLPPELSAPLEASQRSSNHHWERELTQEAVTDLLHASTPETRRMIAAVFFPQFPDVAARTLDALLTRHPYPQGYARRAFRAPGHRLAAAHAQTWLWQAWNATREYPQPIEWFAVHAGLLNAWQSHGLGLLLGQAISDGNEDVYGVLRDTAGTQHPVARMGRHVPGALLSSTREDAWTLAEGLLLAAQRQEGLRQVILETVDEASPDAFTRTLRLILQEDLLRFAATLRAACVWFGLNYDVTDVRTVRAHLTQALAYLDDPAAARAAVPSGSGVDAYLALFTLAMRDAVHAADLARPLLTDADAARRMAAAQYLLAAELLTDDDRLTLLRDPDLRIAALAGGILNRWGSVNPGYTFEAYEAYALRLPESARHDPILFPWLGQIPARDSALDALPALRGERSFTVLAPHLGSMSVYGKTAVLRALGEQAGKAPLDGPARALLLTLLQDRNSSVSQEAVTVMAHFTPDPAEIGAVHTLLKRRSADLRRGLIRLLASDPVQAQTSAHTLLGGNTDQRQAGLQLLIETGGALPGDFRPKNITEETLLARLTDPGSQVSLQDGLGLFDPSRLTRPAPLQARTRDYPAELQRGAALLRSLDALIVQHRETPLVGVGWDGSETVLLGNVSPWHLRPGRDGQPMPLDDLWQAWWNARPDAQDGDLTRMRWTLAHFVARTDTTESELQSELDGTDAASPEATSSDATPDASELEAEVLDLLGLDPEGLQDLLEDADEDELAEHRATVDAAGVRQDLRRRTLHRTLGPLVSLRLAHPDLARVIVDALHDQHATPTDTEMALDAWETALSYLPTDVRVHVDPQYTWRREDPRDLLHPLMPRGSWVTWTAEQVQRLWNLILYRGQAFPNLPRQRPDTALLLHAYAHGWANRDDLLDQLIGGRPEQGGYSSGNDFRDLGAYTRRTVRADLPTHPDWLTAVNAVRDRVLEVELARGDLETPATLPALALQGTHGADLPLRLLAALGKNSLKRGYQGRNESRDVTFSHLIRVSFPLPGDTPQRFQAQVQALGIPEARLLDLAMFAPQWAPLVSGALGWRGLQDGVYWLHAHTRDSNWSVPEDVRQAWEAEIAERTPLSAADLTEGAVDVAWFRRTFKALGAQRFAALLDAAKYASSSGGHKRAETFARAVLGELDEAELRGRIQDKRNQDAVRALGLLPLARAKAVAARHVTERYRVISEFQRGARQFGAQRQASERRAADIGLHNLARTAGYTDPQRLVWAMEARTAPDWTQTVTVDGVTLGIALTDAGEASMTVRRGEKALKALPPALKKVPEVIALRESVTELNATRGRMRAALEDAMIRGDHLQPQELSDLAAHPVIAPMLRSLVWVMNEEHAGWWQGDTLDTPAGPQPTGDHALRLAHPHDLFTLRQWPTFQAQVMERGVTQPFKQVFREYYPPTPAEADAKRSTRFDGHHVQPGKAAALLKTRGWVPVPEEGVRKTWHAEGLNVWIDTSLGYGTPNEVEGTPLNAAYFLPHGATEPLILSQVPPRVFSETMRDLDLVVSVAHVGGVDPEATQSTTEMRAALLRETLRLLNLGNVRVQHDHALIDGHHAQYTVHLGSGTVHRQPGGSLCIIPVHNGQQGRVFLPFADPDPRTAEVVSKVLLLAEDRKIQDPTILEQLR, from the coding sequence GTGAGTACCCACAGCCCATCGAGTGGTTCGCGGTGCACGCGGGCCTGCTGAACGCCTGGCAGTCGCACGGCCTGGGCCTGCTGCTCGGTCAGGCGATCAGCGACGGCAACGAGGACGTGTACGGCGTGCTGCGCGACACGGCGGGCACGCAGCACCCGGTGGCGCGCATGGGCCGCCACGTGCCCGGCGCCCTGCTGTCCAGCACCCGTGAGGATGCCTGGACGCTCGCGGAGGGCCTGCTGCTCGCCGCGCAGCGTCAGGAGGGCCTGCGTCAGGTGATCCTCGAGACGGTGGACGAGGCCAGCCCGGACGCCTTCACCCGCACCCTGCGCCTGATCCTGCAGGAGGACCTGCTGCGCTTCGCTGCGACCCTGCGTGCCGCGTGCGTATGGTTCGGGCTGAACTACGACGTGACCGATGTCAGGACGGTGCGCGCCCACCTCACGCAGGCGCTCGCCTACCTGGACGACCCGGCGGCAGCCCGCGCGGCCGTGCCGTCAGGGTCCGGCGTGGACGCGTACCTGGCGCTGTTCACGCTCGCCATGCGCGACGCCGTGCACGCCGCCGACCTCGCCCGCCCGCTGCTCACGGACGCCGACGCAGCGAGACGCATGGCGGCCGCGCAGTACCTGCTGGCCGCCGAACTCCTCACGGACGACGACCGCCTGACGCTCCTGCGTGACCCGGACCTGCGCATCGCCGCGCTGGCGGGCGGCATCCTGAACCGCTGGGGCAGCGTGAACCCCGGCTACACCTTCGAAGCGTACGAGGCGTACGCCCTGCGCCTGCCGGAATCGGCGCGGCACGACCCGATCCTGTTCCCGTGGCTGGGGCAGATTCCGGCCCGCGACTCCGCCCTGGACGCCCTGCCCGCCCTGCGCGGCGAGCGGTCCTTCACGGTCCTCGCCCCGCACCTGGGCAGCATGAGCGTGTACGGCAAGACGGCCGTGCTGCGCGCCCTGGGCGAGCAGGCCGGGAAGGCGCCCCTGGACGGCCCGGCCCGCGCCCTGCTGCTGACCCTGCTTCAGGACCGCAACAGCAGCGTCTCGCAGGAAGCCGTGACCGTCATGGCGCACTTCACGCCCGATCCCGCCGAGATCGGCGCCGTGCACACCCTGCTGAAACGCAGGAGTGCCGACCTGCGCCGCGGCCTGATCCGCCTGCTCGCCAGCGATCCCGTCCAGGCGCAGACGAGCGCCCACACCCTGCTCGGCGGGAACACCGACCAGCGGCAGGCGGGCCTGCAACTCCTGATCGAGACGGGCGGCGCCCTGCCCGGTGACTTCCGCCCGAAAAACATCACCGAGGAAACCCTGCTCGCGCGGCTGACGGACCCCGGCTCACAGGTCAGCCTGCAGGACGGACTCGGCCTGTTCGACCCGTCCCGCCTGACCCGCCCCGCGCCCCTGCAGGCGCGCACGCGGGACTACCCGGCGGAATTGCAGCGCGGCGCGGCCCTGCTGCGCAGCCTGGACGCCCTGATCGTCCAGCACCGCGAGACACCACTGGTGGGCGTCGGCTGGGACGGCAGCGAGACCGTACTGCTCGGCAACGTCAGCCCCTGGCACCTGCGGCCCGGCCGGGACGGGCAACCCATGCCGCTCGACGACCTGTGGCAGGCGTGGTGGAATGCCCGCCCGGACGCGCAGGACGGTGACCTGACCCGCATGCGCTGGACGCTGGCGCACTTCGTCGCCCGCACCGACACCACCGAAAGCGAACTGCAGAGCGAACTGGACGGCACCGACGCCGCCAGCCCTGAAGCCACCAGTTCCGACGCCACCCCGGACGCCAGCGAACTGGAGGCCGAGGTGCTGGACCTGCTGGGCCTCGACCCGGAAGGCCTTCAGGACCTGCTGGAGGACGCCGACGAGGACGAACTGGCCGAGCACCGCGCGACCGTGGACGCCGCCGGGGTGCGTCAGGACCTGCGCCGCCGCACCCTGCACCGCACGCTCGGCCCGCTCGTCTCATTGCGTCTGGCGCACCCGGATCTCGCGCGCGTGATCGTGGACGCCCTGCACGATCAGCACGCCACGCCCACCGACACCGAGATGGCACTGGACGCCTGGGAGACGGCCCTGTCGTACCTGCCGACGGACGTGCGGGTGCACGTGGATCCGCAGTACACCTGGCGGCGCGAGGACCCCCGCGACCTGCTGCACCCCCTGATGCCGCGCGGTTCCTGGGTCACCTGGACGGCGGAGCAGGTGCAGCGCCTGTGGAACCTGATCCTGTACCGTGGGCAGGCGTTCCCGAACCTGCCGCGCCAGCGGCCGGACACGGCCCTGCTGCTGCACGCGTACGCGCACGGCTGGGCGAACCGTGACGACCTGCTCGACCAGCTGATCGGGGGACGCCCGGAACAAGGGGGGTATTCCTCCGGTAACGACTTCCGGGACCTGGGCGCCTACACGCGCCGGACCGTCAGGGCAGACCTGCCCACCCACCCCGACTGGCTGACGGCCGTCAACGCCGTGCGGGACCGGGTGCTGGAGGTCGAACTCGCGCGCGGCGACCTCGAAACGCCCGCCACGCTGCCCGCGCTGGCCCTGCAGGGCACGCACGGCGCGGACCTGCCGCTGCGCCTGCTGGCCGCCCTGGGTAAAAATTCTCTGAAACGCGGGTATCAGGGCCGCAACGAGAGCCGCGACGTGACGTTCAGCCACCTGATCCGCGTGTCGTTCCCACTGCCCGGTGACACGCCTCAGCGTTTCCAGGCGCAGGTGCAGGCGCTCGGAATTCCGGAGGCGCGCCTGCTGGACCTCGCCATGTTCGCGCCGCAGTGGGCGCCGCTGGTGTCCGGCGCGCTCGGCTGGCGCGGCCTGCAGGACGGCGTGTACTGGCTGCACGCGCACACCCGCGACAGCAACTGGAGCGTCCCGGAGGACGTGCGGCAGGCGTGGGAGGCCGAGATCGCCGAACGCACCCCCCTGAGTGCCGCCGATCTGACCGAGGGCGCCGTGGACGTCGCGTGGTTCCGGCGGACCTTCAAGGCGCTGGGCGCGCAGCGGTTCGCGGCGCTGCTGGACGCCGCGAAGTACGCCAGCAGCAGCGGCGGGCACAAGCGCGCCGAAACGTTCGCCCGTGCGGTCCTCGGCGAGCTGGACGAGGCGGAACTGCGCGGCCGTATTCAAGACAAGCGCAATCAGGACGCCGTGCGCGCCCTGGGCCTGCTGCCGCTGGCACGTGCGAAGGCGGTAGCGGCCCGTCACGTGACGGAACGCTACCGCGTGATCAGCGAGTTCCAGCGCGGCGCGCGGCAGTTCGGCGCGCAGCGTCAGGCGAGCGAGCGCCGCGCGGCCGACATCGGCCTGCACAACCTCGCCCGCACGGCCGGGTACACGGACCCGCAGCGGCTCGTGTGGGCCATGGAGGCCCGCACCGCGCCTGACTGGACGCAGACCGTCACCGTGGACGGCGTGACGCTCGGCATCGCCCTCACGGACGCCGGGGAGGCCAGCATGACCGTCCGGCGCGGCGAGAAAGCCCTCAAAGCCCTGCCGCCTGCCCTGAAGAAGGTGCCGGAGGTGATCGCCCTCCGGGAGAGCGTCACGGAACTGAACGCCACGCGGGGCCGCATGCGCGCCGCGCTGGAGGACGCCATGATCCGCGGCGACCACCTGCAGCCGCAGGAACTGAGTGACCTCGCCGCGCACCCCGTCATCGCGCCGATGCTGCGCAGCCTCGTGTGGGTCATGAACGAGGAGCACGCCGGGTGGTGGCAGGGCGACACCCTGGACACGCCCGCAGGCCCGCAGCCGACCGGTGATCACGCCCTGCGCCTCGCGCACCCGCACGACCTGTTCACGCTCCGCCAGTGGCCGACCTTCCAGGCACAGGTCATGGAGCGCGGCGTCACGCAGCCGTTCAAGCAGGTGTTCCGCGAGTACTACCCGCCCACCCCGGCCGAAGCGGACGCGAAACGCAGCACGCGCTTCGACGGCCATCACGTGCAGCCCGGCAAGGCCGCCGCGCTCCTCAAGACGCGCGGCTGGGTACCGGTGCCCGAGGAAGGCGTCCGCAAGACCTGGCATGCCGAGGGCCTCAACGTCTGGATCGACACCAGCCTCGGCTACGGCACCCCGAACGAGGTCGAGGGCACCCCGCTGAACGCCGCGTACTTCCTGCCGCACGGCGCGACCGAGCCCCTGATCCTCTCGCAGGTGCCGCCCCGCGTGTTCAGCGAGACCATGCGCGACCTCGACCTCGTCGTGTCCGTCGCGCATGTCGGCGGCGTCGACCCGGAAGCCACGCAGAGCACCACCGAGATGCGCGCCGCCCTGCTGCGCGAGACGCTGCGCCTCCTGAACCTCGGCAACGTCCGCGTGCAGCACGACCACGCCCTGATCGACGGGCACCACGCGCAGTACACCGTGCACCTCGGCAGCGGCACCGTTCACCGCCAGCCCGGCGGATCCCTGTGCATCATTCCCGTACACAACGGGCAGCAGGGCCGCGTGTTCCTGCCGTTCGCGGATCCTGACCCGCGCACCGCCGAGGTCGTCAGCAAGGTGCTGCTCCTCGCCGAGGACCGTAAGATTCAGGATCCCACCATCCTCGAACAGCTGCGCTGA
- a CDS encoding serine hydrolase domain-containing protein, whose amino-acid sequence MTLPTSVRALASYLPSWLEYQRDLARIPGVQVAVRVHGELLASFALGVANEATGEPLTPAHLFRIASHSKTFTATGVFQLIEDGALRLDDPAGRWIPELHGSPAAGLTVRELLGHQSGINRDGADSDYWQQTHPFPDRDALIALCRADAVFAPNEHFKYSNMGYSLLGLILEAASGQSYAEVMAARITGPLGLRDLGPELPVAREPELAAGHSGRLAGNDARRVLPSTDTRAMAAATGFYGTAEDVTAYLSAHVHGRTELLTDASKRLMQRRESGMTRSPNRWYGLGFILETVGGRTLVGHSGGFPGHITQSWLDPETGLAVAVLTNCLGGPATEWATNLVRLIDLTVNPPTRKDADAPEVDLDSFTGRFATDWGAYDVVNLNGRLVSLAPQGDPGMSVTELTVVDADTLAPAPESGFGAVGEAYHYERDTSGRTVWVRQGGGRAWPIAAYRERAGLAPLA is encoded by the coding sequence ATGACGCTGCCCACCTCGGTCCGTGCGCTGGCTTCCTACCTCCCCTCCTGGCTCGAATACCAGCGCGATCTGGCGCGAATCCCGGGCGTGCAGGTGGCCGTCCGCGTGCACGGCGAACTGCTGGCGTCCTTCGCGCTCGGCGTGGCGAACGAGGCGACCGGCGAGCCCCTCACGCCCGCGCACCTCTTCCGGATCGCGTCGCACTCGAAGACCTTCACCGCCACCGGCGTCTTCCAGCTCATCGAGGACGGCGCGCTGCGGCTCGACGATCCCGCCGGACGCTGGATTCCGGAACTGCACGGCTCCCCCGCCGCCGGACTGACGGTGCGGGAACTGCTCGGCCACCAGTCCGGCATCAACCGTGACGGCGCAGACAGTGACTACTGGCAGCAGACGCACCCCTTCCCGGACCGGGACGCGCTGATCGCACTGTGCCGCGCGGACGCCGTGTTCGCCCCGAACGAGCACTTCAAGTACTCGAACATGGGGTACTCGCTGCTCGGCCTGATCCTCGAAGCGGCGTCCGGACAGTCGTACGCTGAGGTCATGGCCGCCCGTATCACCGGTCCGCTCGGCCTGCGCGACCTCGGGCCGGAACTCCCGGTGGCGCGCGAACCGGAACTCGCGGCCGGGCACAGCGGACGCCTCGCCGGGAACGACGCTCGGCGCGTGCTGCCGTCCACCGACACGCGCGCCATGGCGGCCGCCACCGGCTTCTACGGCACGGCCGAGGACGTGACCGCCTACCTGTCCGCGCACGTGCACGGCCGGACCGAACTGCTCACGGACGCGTCCAAGCGCCTGATGCAGCGCAGGGAATCCGGCATGACCCGCTCCCCGAACCGCTGGTACGGGCTGGGCTTCATTCTCGAAACGGTCGGCGGACGCACGCTCGTCGGGCACTCGGGCGGCTTTCCCGGACACATCACGCAGTCGTGGCTGGACCCTGAAACGGGTCTCGCGGTGGCGGTCCTCACCAACTGCCTCGGCGGGCCCGCCACCGAATGGGCGACGAACCTCGTCCGGCTGATCGACCTGACTGTCAATCCGCCCACCCGGAAGGACGCGGACGCTCCGGAAGTGGACCTGGACAGCTTCACCGGCCGTTTCGCGACGGACTGGGGCGCGTACGACGTGGTGAACCTGAACGGCCGACTCGTGTCGCTCGCCCCGCAGGGCGACCCCGGCATGAGCGTCACGGAACTGACGGTCGTGGACGCGGATACCCTCGCCCCGGCCCCAGAGTCGGGCTTCGGCGCGGTCGGGGAGGCCTACCACTACGAGCGCGACACCTCCGGCCGCACCGTATGGGTCCGGCAGGGCGGAGGTCGGGCCTGGCCCATCGCGGCGTACCGCGAACGGGCGGGCCTCGCTCCGCTGGCCTGA
- a CDS encoding MerR family transcriptional regulator, whose amino-acid sequence MTRPLTPMTIGAFSRATRLSAKALRLYGDLGLLTPAQVDDQTGYRFYLPAQLETARLIGLLRGLHMPLTTIRAVLDAPVGARPTLVRGYWNAAEQQHHARCALARYVLTTLEGDTPMNGTFTVHTREQPVRQLATLQRRVFQPELDGFLAPSIARLTGFVPARGAALTGPPFVIYHGAVTADSDGPVEVCVPYEGTLAPGDDIVLREEAAHHEAYVTVTRRQFEFPAILEAFDVTAAYADAHGTRGPLICREVYPYDWDAAGPDDPVGEVAWPYVPA is encoded by the coding sequence ATGACCCGACCCCTCACCCCGATGACAATCGGCGCGTTCTCCCGCGCCACCCGTCTGAGTGCGAAAGCACTGCGTCTGTACGGTGACCTGGGGCTTCTGACGCCCGCCCAGGTGGACGACCAGACAGGCTACCGCTTCTACCTGCCCGCCCAGCTGGAGACCGCGCGACTCATCGGTCTGCTGCGCGGACTGCACATGCCGCTCACCACCATCCGCGCCGTTCTGGACGCGCCTGTCGGCGCCCGACCCACCCTGGTCCGGGGGTACTGGAACGCGGCCGAGCAGCAACATCATGCCCGCTGCGCGCTCGCCCGGTACGTCCTGACGACCCTCGAAGGAGACACGCCCATGAACGGAACCTTCACCGTCCACACCCGCGAACAGCCTGTTCGGCAGCTCGCGACCCTTCAGCGCCGCGTGTTCCAGCCGGAACTCGACGGCTTTCTGGCGCCCAGCATCGCCCGGTTGACCGGGTTCGTGCCCGCCCGGGGGGCCGCGCTCACCGGACCGCCGTTCGTGATCTACCACGGTGCCGTGACTGCCGACAGTGACGGTCCCGTCGAGGTCTGCGTGCCTTACGAGGGCACCCTGGCGCCCGGCGACGACATCGTCCTGCGTGAGGAGGCCGCACACCACGAGGCGTACGTGACCGTCACGAGGAGGCAGTTCGAGTTTCCTGCCATTCTCGAAGCGTTCGACGTCACCGCGGCGTACGCCGACGCGCACGGCACCCGTGGTCCACTGATCTGCCGTGAGGTCTACCCCTACGACTGGGACGCCGCCGGGCCTGACGATCCGGTCGGAGAGGTCGCCTGGCCGTACGTCCCGGCCTGA